Proteins from a genomic interval of Arachis hypogaea cultivar Tifrunner chromosome 10, arahy.Tifrunner.gnm2.J5K5, whole genome shotgun sequence:
- the LOC112717164 gene encoding abscisic acid 8'-hydroxylase 2 isoform X2 translates to MQLISCFITHPAYYYVSLFSMIIIIGGLFLQIQWRKRFKYNKEWYLPSGSMGWPFLGETLKLYTQNPNSFFSKRQKKYGQIFKTHILGCPCVMISNPDAARAVLVSHAHLFKAGHPPSKEKLIGPQAVFFQQGTYHSMLKKLIQNSFLLSKIKNSVSEVEHILLDLLPTWTNKTINTLQEMKKYAFQVAAISAFGRTMEVEIEEICKLYRCFEKGYNSYPLHIPGTSYWKAIKKEHEGIKIKTAQQNRGLSWDDTRQMPLTTRVIQETLRSASILSFTFREAVEDVVLQGYYIPKGWKVLPLFRSIHHSADFFPQPHKFDPSRFEVPPRPNTYMPFGNGIHSCPGNELAKLELLVLLHHLTISYRWQVVGNNGDGIQYGPFPVPKHGLPVKITRRNNIFT, encoded by the exons ATGCAACTTATTTCATGCTTTATTACCCATCCTGCTTATTATTATGTGTCCTTGTTttcaatgataataataataggagGATTATTCCTCCAAATCCAATGGAGGAAGCGGTTCAAATATAATAAAGAGTGGTACTTGCCTTCCGGTTCTATGGGCTGGCCCTTTCTTGGAGAAACTCTCAAACTTTACACTCAAAACCCAAATTCCTTCTTCTCCAAGAGACAGAAAAAATACGGGCAGATATTCAAGACGCACATACTGGGCTGCCCGTGCGTGATGATATCAAATCCAGACGCGGCAAGAGCGGTGCTGGTGAGTCACGCGCATCTCTTCAAAGCAGGACATCCACCCAGCAAAGAGAAGCTCATAGGCCCCCAAGCTGTGTTCTTCCAACAAGGCACCTATCACTCCATGCTCAAGAAACtcattcaaaactctttcttgCTCTCCAAAATCAAGAACTCTGTCTCCGAGGTTGAGCATATTCTCCTCGATTTGTTGCCTACTTGGACCAACAAAACCATCAACACCTTGCAAGAGATGAAAAAG TATGCTTTCCAAGTGGCTGCAATATCGGCCTTTGGTAGAACAATGGAGGTAGAAATAGAAGAAATATGCAAACTGTATCGATGCTTCGAGAAAGGCTACAACTCTTATCCCTTACATATTCCTGGAACTTCCTATTGGAAAGCAATCAAG AAAGAACACGAAGGAATCAAGATCAAAACAGCTCAACAAAATCGTGGACTTTCTTGGGATGATACCAGGCAGATGCCACTCACTACTCgg GTAATCCAAGAAACGTTGAGAAGTGCAAGCATACTGTCATTCACATTCAGAGAAGCAGTGGAAGATGTGGTGCTTCAAGGTTACTACATTCCCAAAGGCTGGAAGGTCCTTCCACTCTTCCGAAGCATTCACCATTCTGCTGATTTCTTCCCTCAACCACACAAATTCGACCCCTCACGCTTCGAG GTGCCACCGAGACCAAACACATACATGCCATTTGGAAATGGAATCCATTCTTGTCCAGGGAATGAGCTAGCCAAGCTTGAGCTTCTTGTCCTCCTTCATCATCTCACTATTTCATATAg GTGGCAAGTTGTGGGAAATAATGGTGATGGAATACAGTATGGTCCTTTTCCAGTGCCCAAACATGGCTTACCAGTAAAGATTACCCGCAGAAACAACATCTTTACCTAA
- the LOC112717164 gene encoding abscisic acid 8'-hydroxylase 2 isoform X1: MQLISCFITHPAYYYVSLFSMIIIIGGLFLQIQWRKRFKYNKEWYLPSGSMGWPFLGETLKLYTQNPNSFFSKRQKKYGQIFKTHILGCPCVMISNPDAARAVLVSHAHLFKAGHPPSKEKLIGPQAVFFQQGTYHSMLKKLIQNSFLLSKIKNSVSEVEHILLDLLPTWTNKTINTLQEMKKYAFQVAAISAFGRTMEVEIEEICKLYRCFEKGYNSYPLHIPGTSYWKAIKARKLLDESIGRLIKRRKESGELGGGILGELLEAKAKYKLSDSQVSDNLIGVIFAAHDTTATALTWLLKYLHDNPILLEAVTKEHEGIKIKTAQQNRGLSWDDTRQMPLTTRVIQETLRSASILSFTFREAVEDVVLQGYYIPKGWKVLPLFRSIHHSADFFPQPHKFDPSRFEVPPRPNTYMPFGNGIHSCPGNELAKLELLVLLHHLTISYRWQVVGNNGDGIQYGPFPVPKHGLPVKITRRNNIFT, encoded by the exons ATGCAACTTATTTCATGCTTTATTACCCATCCTGCTTATTATTATGTGTCCTTGTTttcaatgataataataataggagGATTATTCCTCCAAATCCAATGGAGGAAGCGGTTCAAATATAATAAAGAGTGGTACTTGCCTTCCGGTTCTATGGGCTGGCCCTTTCTTGGAGAAACTCTCAAACTTTACACTCAAAACCCAAATTCCTTCTTCTCCAAGAGACAGAAAAAATACGGGCAGATATTCAAGACGCACATACTGGGCTGCCCGTGCGTGATGATATCAAATCCAGACGCGGCAAGAGCGGTGCTGGTGAGTCACGCGCATCTCTTCAAAGCAGGACATCCACCCAGCAAAGAGAAGCTCATAGGCCCCCAAGCTGTGTTCTTCCAACAAGGCACCTATCACTCCATGCTCAAGAAACtcattcaaaactctttcttgCTCTCCAAAATCAAGAACTCTGTCTCCGAGGTTGAGCATATTCTCCTCGATTTGTTGCCTACTTGGACCAACAAAACCATCAACACCTTGCAAGAGATGAAAAAG TATGCTTTCCAAGTGGCTGCAATATCGGCCTTTGGTAGAACAATGGAGGTAGAAATAGAAGAAATATGCAAACTGTATCGATGCTTCGAGAAAGGCTACAACTCTTATCCCTTACATATTCCTGGAACTTCCTATTGGAAAGCAATCAAG GCAAGGAAGCTTCTAGATGAGAGTATAGGGAggttaataaaaagaagaaaagaaagtggaGAGCTTGGTGGAGGGATATTGGGAGAATTGCTGGAAGCGAAAGCAAAATACAAACTCTCTGATTCTCAGGTTTCTGATAATCTCATTGGTGTTATCTTCGCTGCACATGACACCACTGCAACTGCTCTTACTTGGCTTCTCAAATACTTACACGACAATCCCATTCTCTTAGAAGCTGTCACA AAAGAACACGAAGGAATCAAGATCAAAACAGCTCAACAAAATCGTGGACTTTCTTGGGATGATACCAGGCAGATGCCACTCACTACTCgg GTAATCCAAGAAACGTTGAGAAGTGCAAGCATACTGTCATTCACATTCAGAGAAGCAGTGGAAGATGTGGTGCTTCAAGGTTACTACATTCCCAAAGGCTGGAAGGTCCTTCCACTCTTCCGAAGCATTCACCATTCTGCTGATTTCTTCCCTCAACCACACAAATTCGACCCCTCACGCTTCGAG GTGCCACCGAGACCAAACACATACATGCCATTTGGAAATGGAATCCATTCTTGTCCAGGGAATGAGCTAGCCAAGCTTGAGCTTCTTGTCCTCCTTCATCATCTCACTATTTCATATAg GTGGCAAGTTGTGGGAAATAATGGTGATGGAATACAGTATGGTCCTTTTCCAGTGCCCAAACATGGCTTACCAGTAAAGATTACCCGCAGAAACAACATCTTTACCTAA
- the LOC112717169 gene encoding peptidyl-prolyl cis-trans isomerase CYP59, with protein MSVLIVTSLGDIVVDLHTDKCPLTCKNFLKLCKIKYYNGCLFHTVQKDFTAQTGDPTGTGTGGDSIYKFLYGDQARFFGDEIRVDLKHSKTGTVAMASAGENLNASQFYITLRDDLDYLDGKHTVFGEVAEGFEALTRINEAYVDEKSRPYKNIRIKHTYILEDPYDDPPQLAEFIPEASPEGKPKDEVDDEVRLEDDWVPMDEQLNPAELEEVIREKEARSRAVVLESIGDIPDAEIKPPDNVLFVCKLNPVTEDEDLHTIFSRFGTVSSAEIIRDHKTGDSLCYAFIEFEDKMSCEQAYFKMDNALIDDRRIHVDFSQSVAKLWSQYRRNQKGKGGGCFKCGSADHIAKDCTADDSMKQPAKFVLKDNNTQHGGDNTRYEMVFDGDNSQNPKRDDRKSQRRDRDDIVENSMKDNFKDHIRRGRKDEMVGSNNRNRYSDRHRERGGDGDDKARAEKESRDSDYHSDRKDREKRKEINRDDDYRRKDEVDPRKRHLDDRYTERRASGDHRRESDVNRLEKRDDRDYRKRPEDSRRHDRKIDSRPRKRSPDEDYKHKREDEDYKRRREDEDYRHGREERGHRRLDTEPRDYSDRKHHGDRR; from the exons ATGTCAGTGCTGATCGTGACAAGCTTAGGGGACATTGTCGTTGATTTACATACCGACAAGTGCCCCCTCACCTGCAAGAACTTCCTCAAGCTCTGCAA GATTAAGTACTATAATGGCTGTCTATTTCACACTGTTCAGAAGGATTTCACTGCTCAGACTGGCGATCCCACAGGAACAGGCACTGGTGGCGATTCCATCTACAA GTTTCTTTATGGTGATCAAGCTCGATTTTTTGGCGATGAAATTCGGGTTGATCTGAAGCATTCCAAGACTGGAACAGTTGCCATGGCAAGTGCAGGAGAGAATCTGAATGCTTCACAG TTTTATATCACTCTGCGTGATGACCTCGATTACCTTGATGGGAAACACACA gTTTTTGGTGAGGTAGCTGAAGGATTTGAGGCTTTGACCAGAATAAATGAGGCTTATGTGGATGAAAAGAGCAGACCATATAAAAATATACG AATCAAGCACACATACATCCTAGAGGATCCTTATGATGATCCTCCTCAGCTAGCTGAGTTCATTCCTGAAGCTTCTCCAGAAGGAAAACCTAAAGATGAG GTTGATGATGAGGTGCGACTTGAAGATGATTGGGTTCCCATGGATGAACAATTAAATCCAGCAGAGCTTGAGGAGGTTATTAGAGAGAAGGAAGCACGTTCTAGGGCAGTCGTACTTGAGAGT ATTGGTGATATTCCTGATGCTGAGATTAAACCTCCGGATAATGTGCTATTTGTTTGTAAATTGAACCCAGTTACTGAG GATGAGGACTTGCATACGATATTTTCACGATTTGGAACTGTATCATC GGCTGAAATCATCCGGGACCACAAGACTGGTGACAGTTTATGCTATGCTTTCATTG AGTTTGAGGACAAAATGTCATGTGAACAGGCATATTTTAAG ATGGATAATGCTTTGATCGATGATCGAAGAATACACGTGGATTTTAGTCAAAGTGTGGCAAAATTGTGGTCGCAATATAGGCGGAATCAGAAGGGCAAAG GTGGAGGTTGCTTCAAATGTGGTTCTGCAGATCATATTGCCAAGGATTGCACTGCCGATGATTCAATGAAACAACCTGCAAAATTCGTCTTGAAGGATAATAATACCCAACACGGTGGAGATAACACCAG ATATGAGATGGTTTTTGATGGAGATAACTCacaaaatccaaagagagatgaTAGAAAAAGCCAACGGCGTGACAGAGATGACATAGTTGAGAACAGTATGAAGGACAATTTTAAAGATCATATTCGTAGAGGGCGTAAGGATGAGATGGTAGGCTCCAACAACAGAAATAGGTACAGTGATAGACACAGGGAACGTGGGGGAGATGGAGATGATAAAGCACGAGCTGAAAAAGAATCAAGAGATTCAGATTATCATTCAGACAGGAAAGACAGAGAAAAGCGTAAGGAAATAAATAGAGACGATGACTACAGGCGGAAAGATGAGGTAGACCCAAGAAAAAGACACTTGGATGATAGATACACAGAAAGACGTGCTAGTGGAGATCACAGGAGAGAATCGGATGTTAACCGTCTGGAGAAAAGGGATGACAGAGATTATAGGAAGAGACCTGAAGACAGCAGAAGGCATGACAGGAAGATCGATAGCAGACCAAGAAAAAGAAGTCCTGATGAAGATTACAAACATAAAAGGGAGGATGAAGATTACAAACGCAGAAGGGAGGATGAGGATTATAGACATGGAAGGGAAGAACGCGGACATAGAAGACTAGATACTGAGCCTCGTGACTATTCCGATAGGAAGCATCATGGTGACAGGAGATGA
- the LOC112717168 gene encoding pentatricopeptide repeat-containing protein At2g03880, mitochondrial-like, whose product MVPPSSEMAAAASTASCSGSSPAPRVLSSTSTPSNLLHSPPPLLTKHPHPQVSCFPQKGFSNITHAFLGKALHGLCIKGLLHLGTFYTNTLINMYCKFHNIEYARHVFDRMPDRNQASWNNLMSGFVRVGCYGEAMHLFRHMCEVGATPSSYALASLVTACDRSGCMPEGALQIHAYAVKCGLLSDVFAGTSLLHFYGAHAHVSEATKIFEEIDQPNIVSWTSLMVAYADNGYTKEVLNIYQNLRRQEVPCNQNTMAIVIRSCGMLDDRTLGYQILGDVIKSGLDTNISVANSLISMFGNFECVEEASCVFDNMLERDTISWNSMITASAHNGRCEESLGHLVRMRHDQMEINYITISSLLSVCGSAQNLRWGRGLHGLLVKSGLESNVCVCNSLISMYLQAGNFEDSEFVFHTMPERDLISWNSMMACHVEDAKYSRAMQLLIEMLHTRKSMNYVTFTTALSACNNIEKLKIVHGLVNLFGVQHNLIVGNALVTIYGKFGLMDEAQKVHKLMPERDEVTWNALIGGHADNKEPNAAIKAFNLLREEGVSVNYITVVNLLSACLASDDLLEHGMPIHAYIIRAGFELDTYVQSSLITMYAQCGDLDTSNYIFYALANKNSSTWNAILSANAHYGPGEEALKLFVNMRNGGVLLDQFSFSVALAIIGNLTVLDEGQQLHSLIIKLGFDSNDYVLNATMDMYGKCGEIDDVFKILPQPRNRSRRSWNILISALARHGFFQQAREVFHEMVDMGLRPDHVTFVSLLSACSHGGLVDEGLAYFSSMTDEYGVATGIEHCTCIIDLLGRAGRLAEAEAFIDKMPVAPNDLVWRSLLAACKIHGNLELGRRAADRLFELDSLDDSAYVLYSNVCASSRRWGDVENVRRQMESNKVKKKPACSWVKLKNKVTSFGMGEQFHPQTTQINRKLDELRKIIKEAGYVADTSYSLQDTDEEQKEHNLWNHSERIALAFGLVNSPESSPLRIFKNLRVCGDCHSVFKLVSKILDRKIILRDAYRFHHFSGGKCSCSDYW is encoded by the coding sequence ATGGTGCCGCCGTCGTCCGAGATGGCTGCGGCTGCGTCCACCGCCAGTTGCAGCGGCAGTAGTCCAGCACCACGTGTCTTATCTTCCACTTCCACTCCCTCTAATCTCCTTCATTCCCCACCTCCCTTGCTTACAAAGCACCCTCACCCCCAAGTTTCATGCTTCCCCCAAAAGGGCTTCTCGAACATCACTCACGCCTTTCTCGGCAAAGCCTTGCATGGACTTTGCATTAAGGGCCTTCTTCACCTTGGCACATTCTATACCAATACCTTGATCAACATGTACTGCAAGTTTCACAACATTGAATATGCGCGCCACGTGTTCGATAGAATGCCCGATAGAAACCAAGCTTCTTGGAACAACTTGATGTCTGGCTTTGTTAGAGTTGGTTGCTACGGGGAAGCAATGCACCTCTTTCGTCACATGTGTGAAGTTGGTGCCACACCAAGCAGTTATGCACTTGCTAGTTTAGTGACTGCCTGTGACAGGTCAGGATGCATGCCTGAAGGAGCACTTCAGATTCATGCTTATGCTGTTAAATGCGGTTTGCTGTCTGATGTGTTTGCTGGCACTTCTCTGCTGCACTTTTATGGTGCACACGCTCATGTTTCCGAGGCTACCAAAATATTCGAGGAGATTGATCAACCAAATATAGTCTCTTGGACTTCTTTGATGGTTGCCTATGCCGATAATGGGTACACAAAGGAGGTTCTAAATATTTACCAGAACTTGAGACGCCAAGAGGTACCTTGCAACCAAAACACAATGGCTATTGTTATTCGATCCTGTGGAATGCTCGATGATAGAACCCTGGGATACCAAATCCTTGGAGATGTGATCAAATCTGGATTAGACACTAATATCTCTGTTGCAAACTCCCTCATATCTATGTTCGGTAATTTTGAGTGTGTTGAGGAGGCATCTTGTGTGTTTGATAACATGTTGGAACGTGACACTATTTCATGGAATTCAATGATCACTGCAAGTGCGCATAATGGTCGTTGTGAAGAGTCTCTAGGGCACCTTGTTCGGATGCGTCATGATCAGATGGaaataaattatattactatTTCGTCCTTATTATCGGTTTGTGGCTCAGCTCAAAATTTGAGATGGGGACGAGGACTTCATGGTCTATTAGTGAAATCTGGACTTGAATCGAATGTTTGTGTGTGCAATAGTCTTATTAGTATGTATTTGCAGGCTGGAAATTTTGAGGATTCAGAGTTTGTATTTCATACCATGCCAGAGAGGGATTTGATCTCATGGAATTCCATGATGGCATGCCATGTTGAGGATGCAAAGTATTCACGTGCCATGCAACTTTTGATTGAGATGCTCCATACGAGGAAGTCAATGAACTATGTGACTTTCACAACTGCATTATCTGCCTGTAATAATATAGAAAAACTAAAGATTGTTCATGGCCTTGTGAATCTTTTCGGTGTCCAGCACAATCTGATCGTTGGTAATGCACTGGTTACCATATACGGTAAGTTTGGTTTGATGGATGAAGCACAAAAGGTGCACAAACTAATGCCTGAAAGAGATGAAGTAACTTGGAATGCACTTATAGGTGGCCATGCTGACAATAAAGAACCAAATGCGGCAATTAAAGCTTTCAATTTATTGAGAGAAGAAGGTGTATCTGTAAATTACATTACTGTTGTTAATCTTCTCAGTGCTTGTTTGGCTTCTGATGATCTCTTGGAGCATGGAATGCCCATCCATGCATATATAATCAGGGCAGGCTTTGAATTGGATACGTATGTCCAGAGTTCCCTAATTACAATGTATGCTCAGTGTGGTGATCTTGATACAAGTAACTACATTTTTTATGCATTAGCTAATAAAAATTCGAGTACTTGGAATGCCATTCTTTCTGCAAATGCCCATTATGGACCTGGTGAGGAGGCACTCAAACTTTTTGTAAATATGAGGAATGGAGGGGTTCTTCTAGATCAGTTTAGCTTCTCTGTAGCCCTTGCCATCATTGGGAACTTAACTGTACTGGATGAAGGTCAGCAGCTTCATAGCCTGATTATTAAACTTGGGTTTGACTCAAATGATTATGTACTAAATGCTACGATGGATATGTATGGAAAATGTGGGGAAATTGATGACGTGTTTAAAATCCTTCCCCAACCAAGAAACAGGTCACGGAGGTCTTGGAACATTTTAATATCAGCACTAGCCAGACATGGGTTCTTCCAACAGGCTAGGGAAGTCTTTCATGAGATGGTTGACATGGGACTGAGACCAGACCATGTGACTTTTGTTTCACTTTTGTCTGCATGCAGCCATGGGGGTTTGGTGGATGAGGGTCTTGCATACTTCTCTTCAATGACTGATGAATATGGCGTCGCCACAGGAATCGAACATTGTACATGTATAATTGATCTTCTTGGGCGAGCAGGGAGGCTTGCTGAGGCTGAGGCGTTTATTGATAAGATGCCAGTTGCACCAAATGACCTTGTGTGGCGTAGCTTGTTGGCTGCTTGTAAGATACATGGTAATTTGGAGCTTGGAAGGAGAGCTGCGGATCGTCTTTTTGAATTGGATTCATTGGATGATTCAGCTTATGTTCTTTATTCAAATGTGTGCGCTTCCAGTAGAAGATGGGGAGATGTAGAGAATGTGAGGAGGCAAATGGAATCaaataaagtaaagaaaaaaCCTGCATGTAGTTGGGTGAAGCTGAAAAATAAGGTTACTTCTTTTGGAATGGGAGAGCAGTTTCATCCACAAACGACACAAATCAATAGGAAGTTGGATGAGTTGAGAAAGATTATTAAAGAGGCAGGGTATGTGGCTGACACAAGCTATTCATTGCAAGACACGGATGAAGAACAAAAGGAGCATAATCTTTGGAACCATAGTGAGAGAATTGCCCTTGCTTTCGGATTGGTCAACAGCCCAGAAAGTTCACCACTTAGAATATTTAAGAACCTTCGTGTTTGTGGTGATTGCCACTCTGTTTTTAAGCTGGTTAGTAAAATCCTTGACAGGAAAATCATATTAAGAGATGCATATCGCTTTCACCATTTCAGTGGTGGCAAGTGTTCTTGTTCTGATTACTGGTag
- the LOC112717167 gene encoding nicotinamidase 2, with product MASCSSYRKYEIRKRDPEPKRCALLVIDMQNYFASMANPILPNLNATIDLCRHASMPVIFTRHSHRNLDDHSMLAEWWSGDLILDGTPDAQLMAALHRKPGEDMVVEKNTYSAFRKSGLEEKLVEMGIKEVIVTGVMTNLCCETNAREAFVRGFRVFFSTDATATSDEELHDATLKNMAYGFAYLLDSHTLKQALTH from the exons ATGGCGTCGTGCTCGTCCTATAGAAAGTACGAGATAAGGAAGAGAGATCCAGAGCCCAAAAGATGCGCCCTCTTGGTCATCGATATGCAGAACTACTTCGCCTCCATGGCCAATCCCATACTCCCAAACCTCAACGCTACCATCGACCTCTGCAGGCACGCCTCCATGCCCGTCATATTCACGCGCCACTCGCACCGCAACCTCGACGACCACTCCATGCTGGCCGAGTGGTGGTCCGGCGACCTCATCCTGGACGGCACTCCCGATGCTCAACTTATGGCAGCCCTCCACCGCAAACCTG GGGAAGACATGGTGGTGGAGAAGAACACATACAGTGCGTTCAGGAAGAGTGGGTTGGAAGAGAAGCTGGTGGAGATGGGAATTAAGGAAGTGATAGTGACGGGTGTGATGACAAACCTCTGCTGCGAGACCAACGCGCGAGAGGCATTTGTTAGAGGCTTCAGAGTGTTCTTCTCCACGGATGCCACTGCCACGTCGGATGAGGAGCTTCACGATGCCACTCTCAAGAACATGGCTTATGGTTTTGCTTACTTGCTTGACTCCCACACCCTCAAACAAGCCCTCACTCACTag
- the LOC112718094 gene encoding uncharacterized protein — MGPLDFNALKKMQNSANELLHSAVVQEALVQEREEKWLKELSDSCLGMLEVCGISKDVLVLVKEHLEDLRFTLRRASIGEKGMEDKMAACDSYRKKLKKETLKCLKWLKAKRITTPSIMELVLVVDVLREVRLTSISIVESLLSLISTPWLESKSKSWRRRSLFSDAMLLQSANKRLAGVQMAIQDLDLELDCIFRRLIHTRVLLLNILTPN, encoded by the coding sequence ATGGGACCCCTTGATTTTAATGCTCTGAAGAAGATGCAGAATTCTGCGAACGAACTGCTTCACTCAGCAGTAGTCCAAGAAGCACTGGTGCAGGAGCGGGAAGAGAAATGGTTGAAAGAGTTGTCGGATTCATGTTTGGGAATGCTGGAGGTGTGCGGAATCTCGAAGGACGTTCTGGTGCTGGTGAAGGAACACCTTGAAGATCTTCGATTCACATTGCGGAGAGCCAGCATAGGGGAGAAGGGAATGGAGGACAAGATGGCGGCCTGCGATTCCTACAGGAAGAAGCTGAAGAAAGAGACCCTCAAGTGTTTGAAATGGCTCAAGGCCAAAAGAATCACTACTCCAAGCATAATGGAGCTGgtgttggttgttgatgttctAAGGGAAGTGAGGTTGACCAGCATCTCAATAGTGGAATCACTACTGTCTCTGATTTCAACACCGTGGTTGGAGTCAAAGTCAAAATCATGGAGGAGGCGGTCTTTGTTCTCAGATGCAATGCTGCTTCAAAGCGCAAACAAGAGGCTTGCAGGGGTTCAGATGGCCATTCAAGATCTCGACCTTGAGTTGGACTGCATCTTCAGGCGTTTGATTCACACTAGGGTTTTGCTCCTTAACATACTCACGCCAAATTGa
- the LOC112717165 gene encoding amino acid transporter AVT6A → MTIVSTAPKTERKKSRKNKAIVNENAPLLPKTQESDAGFDDFNGASFSGAVFNLSTTIIGAGIMALPATLRELGMLPGLAFIVFMALLTEKSIEFLIRFTRAGKAVSYGGLMGDSFGKYGKALVQLCVIINNIGVLIVYMIIIGDVLSGTSASGEHHSGILEGWFGAHWWTGRTFIVLFTTLAIFLPLASFKRIDSLRFTSALSVALAVVFLVIAVGISVVKVISGGIAMPKLFPAIPDVTSFFNLFTVVPVFVTAYICHYNVHSIDNELEDSSQMQGVVRTALGLCSSVYLLISFFGYLLFGEGTLDDVLANFDTDLGIPFSTVLNDAVRLSYAAHLMLVFPVVFYPLRLNIDGLLFPSSRPLVLDNFRFATVTVGLIGVIFLGANFIPSIWDAFQFTGATAAVCLGFIFPAAITLRDRYNIATKTDKILSVLMIVLAVFSNIVAIYSDAYALIKQNKGSRA, encoded by the exons ATGACGATTGTGAGCACCGCACCTAAGACTGAGAGGAAGAAGTCAAGGAAGAACAAGGCAATAGTTAATGAGAACGCTCCCTTGTTGCCTAAGACTCAAGAGAGTGATGCTGGTTTTGATGATTTCAATGGAGCTTCATTCTCGGGAGCAGTTTTCAACTTGTCAACAACAATCATTGGTGCTGGGATCATGGCCTTGCCTGCAACCTTGAGGGAGTTGGGGATGTTGCCTGGCCTCGCCTTCATAGTCTTCATGGCTTTGTTGACTGAGAAGTCAATTGAGTTCTTGATCAGGTTCACCAGGGCAGGAAAAGCTGTTTCCTATGGTGGCCTCATGGGGGATTCATTTGGGAAATATGGGAAAGCACTTGTGCAGCTATGTGTCATAATCAATAACATTGGTGTGCTCATTGTTTACATGATCATAATTG GTGATGTGCTGTCTGGAACATCTGCAAGTGGAGAACATCATTCTGGTATCCTAGAAGGATGGTTTGGTGCACATTGGTGGACCGGGAGGACATTTATTGTCCTGTTTACAACACTGGCTATATTTCTTCCACTGGCAAGCTTTAAGCGAATTG ATTCCTTGAGATTCACATCTGCACTCTCAGTTGCACTGGCAGTTGTTTTTCTTGTCATTGCTGTGGGAATCTCAGTTGTCAAGGTTATTAGCGGGGGCATTGCAATGCCAAAACTCTTCCCAGCCATTCCCGATGTGACATCGTTCTTTAATCTATTCACTGTGGTTCCTGTGTTTGTGACTGCATATATCTGCCACTACAATG TTCACAGCATAGATAATGAACTTGAGGACTCCTCACAGATGCAAGGGGTTGTACGCACTGCCCTTGGTTTATGCTCTTCCGTGTACTTATTGATAAGCTTCTTCGGGTATCTTCTATTTGGCGAAGGAACTCTTGATGACGTGCTTGCCAATTTTGATACCGACCTCGGAATCCCTTTCAGTACCGTCCTCAATGATGCTGTCCGATTGAGCTACGCTGCACACCTCATGCTTGTATTTCCAGTTGTTTTCTATCCGCTGCGGCTCAACATAGATGGTCTCCTCTTCCCTTCATCAAGGCCCTTGGTTCTGGATAACTTCAGATTTGCAACAGTCACTGTTGGCCTAATTGGTGTGATCTTCCTTGGCGCAAATTTCATACCTAGCATTTGGGATGCTTTCCAGTTCACCGGAGCAACTGCTGCTGTCTGTCTAGGATTCATATTCCCGGCTGCCATTACTCTTAG GGACAGGTACAACATAGCGACCAAGACAGATAAGATTCTATCTGTGCTGATGATAGTCCTTGCAGTCTTCTCAAACATTGTGGCCATATACAGTGATGCCTATGCTTTGATCAAGCAGAACAAGGGTTCTCGCGCGTAA